The Dethiosulfovibrio peptidovorans DSM 11002 nucleotide sequence CGGCCGTCTCTCAGGGAGACTCGGAGCCGGTCGGACCGGTCAAGAGCACTCTTCAGCTAACCCAGGACAGCCTTTCCATAACCAGGGATACCTTGGCCATCACCAGGGATTCCCTCGAGAAGGCCCGTGCCGATCTGATGAAGAAGGAAAAGGATAACGCCGCTCTTACTTCCGATCTCAGGATGGCTAGAAAAGAGCTGCTCGATATGGAGGCCAAGCTCGCCGAGATGGAGAGAAAGTACAAGGATCAGTCTCTCGACCTGTCTCAGACGAAGGCCGACCTTGCGGTAGCCCAGAAGGAGGCCTCGGACCTGAAACTAGAGATCTCCAAGACCCAGGGGTCCTTGAGGGAAGAGATCGAGAAGACCAAGAAGGTCCTCACCGAGAAGACCGCCGAGCTCGATCGTTTCCGCGCCTCTTTGGCCGAGAAAGAGCAGCAGATCAAGGATCTGGAGGCCAAGGTCGCAGGGCTTCAGAAGTCCCTTGAGGAAAAGGAAGGAACTCTTTCCTCTGTCAAGGAAGAGCTGACCAAGGTAAAGAACGAAGCGGTCATCAAGGCCAAGGAGCTTTCCGAGAAGTCCGGTCTTCTGGAGGCCACCAGAAAGGCTCTTGAGGAGATGAAGGGTGCTTCCGCCAAGATGAAGGAGCAGCTCGAGAAGGCTGTAGCCGAGAAGGACAAGCTCATCGCTGATTCCAAGGCCAAGATCGACGCCTTCGCAGGAAAGCTCAAGAGCGCCGACGAGCTCTCCGTAAAGGCCAGCGACGAGATCGAGGCCCTCAAACAGGCAGTAGAGGCCAAACAGGCCGAGCTCGTCGAGGCTGTGAGCAGCATAAAGGCCCACGAGGAGAGACAGAAGGCCCTTGAGCAGAAGCTCGTGGTAATGGAAAAAGAGGTCGCCCAGGCTCGTGCCGAGCTTAAAGAGGTGAAGTCCGAAGCGGCATCCTCCGACGTGGAGAAAACTGCCGTCGAAGAGGCTGTCTCCTCGGAGGACAAGGTGACCGAAGAGGCCAAGACGGAGTAATCGGTTCCTATCCCGAAAGACAGACCATCGTGAAGGTGGGCCCTTGTGGCCCACCTTCTTTTTTTCTGAAGACCAAGGTATTCTTTATAATGTTTGACATTCCATACGACGGGAATGTATCATATAAAGAGGGTGTTTCACCCTGCGATATAAACTTCAAGGAGGGCTTCATAATGAAAAAGGGGTTTATTGCAGCTTTGCTGGCGATATTTGCACTGTCCGCTGCCGTAGCGGGAACGGCTCAGGCCGTCGAGTTCGTAACGATCGTCACCGGTTCCACAGGCGGTACCTACTATCCGGTAGGGACCATAATAGCCAACAGCATGAACAAGGAGATGATGTCCAAGGGAGTCAAGGTCTCGGCTCAGAGTTCCGGCGGTACAATCGAGAACCTCAAGATGCTCAAGAACGACGAAGCGGAGATGGCAATAGCCATGTCCAACCTCACCGGCTTCGCCTACAAGGGCGTCGGCACCTACGAGGGTAATCAGATTCCGTCCCTTCGCTACGTTATGGGTCTCTGGCCCGACGTCACCCAGATCGTTGTCCGCAAAGAGGCGGGAATCGAGACCTGGGGAGACCTCAAGGGGAAGAGAATGGCGGTAGGACCTCCCGCCTCCGGGACCGAGTTCACCAGTAAACTGGTGTTGAGAGCCGTGGCGGGATTGACCTTCGAGGACATCCAGCCCGAGTACATCGGCTACAGCGAGGCCGCTCAGGCTCTTCAGAACGGCAGACTCGATGCCTTCAACGCCGAGACGGGGTACCCCGTTTCCGCCGTGTCCGAGCTCTACGCCGGACGGGTTCCAGTGGGGATGCTGGAGTTCTCCGACGACGAGCTTGACGAGCTTCAGCTGGAGGCCCCCTATTACGCCAGGGTGGTCATCCCCGCCGACGTATATCCCAAGCAGACCAAGCCTCTGAATCTGGTCGGAGTCAAGTCCGCCCTTATCGTCAGCGATAAGGTCAGCGACGAGATAGTCTACGAGACCCTCAAGGTCATCTACAACGACCGCGAGGCTATGAAGCAGGCTCACGCCGCCTTCACCAAGGTCGACTACGACCATCCCATGGCCGGACTCTACGGTGCTCCTCTCCACCCCGGTGCCGTTAAGTTCTTCAAGGAACAGGGCTTCGAGATTCCCGGATCCCTTCTTCCGCCCGAGGCGAAATAGGTCCCACGTAGACAACACCGTGCGGTGCCGGCTCACGCCAGCACCGCATTTTTGGATTTTGGAGGGAGTGGTCTAGTTGAATATTCTGAGTGTCTTCAAGCCCGGGGAGCATGTCCCTAACAGGGATTTCTCCGGTCATGTCAGAACCTTCGCCGTCGCACTGGCGGTTTTCACGTCTCTTATACACTGCTGGATGAACAGCGTAGGTCTGATGATAACCATAAAGATGAACGCCATCCATCTTGCCACCATGATGGCATTGGTGTTCCTTTATTTCCCCGGAACAGCCAGGTCTAGACGAGATCAGCCTACCGCCCTTGACTGGCTGTTTACCGGGCTCGCCTTGCTGGGCGGTCTTTACGTGGTCATGTGTTATGACCGTCTTTTGGCGACCAAGCTGGAGGTTACCCAGCTGGACCTCATAATTTCGGTCATGACCATGTGTCTTCTGGTCGAGGCATCTCGTCGGGCGGTCGGTTTACCCTTGACCCTGCTGTGCTTTTTCTTCCTGGCCTACACCAAATTCGGTCCGTATTTCCCAGGTCTTTTCGCCCATAGAGGTTTCGACTGGAGCAGGATAATAACC carries:
- a CDS encoding TAXI family TRAP transporter solute-binding subunit — translated: MKKGFIAALLAIFALSAAVAGTAQAVEFVTIVTGSTGGTYYPVGTIIANSMNKEMMSKGVKVSAQSSGGTIENLKMLKNDEAEMAIAMSNLTGFAYKGVGTYEGNQIPSLRYVMGLWPDVTQIVVRKEAGIETWGDLKGKRMAVGPPASGTEFTSKLVLRAVAGLTFEDIQPEYIGYSEAAQALQNGRLDAFNAETGYPVSAVSELYAGRVPVGMLEFSDDELDELQLEAPYYARVVIPADVYPKQTKPLNLVGVKSALIVSDKVSDEIVYETLKVIYNDREAMKQAHAAFTKVDYDHPMAGLYGAPLHPGAVKFFKEQGFEIPGSLLPPEAK